The Lynx canadensis isolate LIC74 chromosome D1, mLynCan4.pri.v2, whole genome shotgun sequence genome has a segment encoding these proteins:
- the SPTY2D1 gene encoding protein SPT2 homolog gives MDFREILLIASKGQGVNNVPKRYSLAVGPPKKDPKVKGVQSAAVQAFLRRKEEELRQKALEEKRRKEELVKKRIELKHDKKARAMAKRTKDNFHGYNGIPVEEKSKKRQVMESHTSQGTEQEYGMEEDDEFLEYNQAESEQEYEEEQEPPKVESKPKVPLKSAPPLMNFTDLLRLAEKKQYEPVEIKVVKKTEERPMTAEELREREFLERKQRKKRAETDARLPPAKKAPSQKESVGTKLGKHPSSRGTPLPHAEKKSRPSTANEKHLSVSSSKSMPGERTKAGSGNCSQPLLREGHDRPVFNGAGKPHSSTYSPSVPKTSAKGPQKSATEHKAKKSPPHPSHSRPGPVVTPHNKAKSPGVVRQPGSSSSSAPGRPSTGTARPAVSSGPMPRRQNGSPSSGPERSVSGTKRPASDLNLSGRTLSGTSGPGHPANSSSGPGRPTPGSGDSRKSLGSSGGPGRPVSSPHDLRRPVSGSGPPGRPVSGPGRPVSGPGRPVNGPGRPVSGPGRPVSGSVPAGRTVSSSGPGRPVSSLGPGRTVSSSSLPLKPKCTVVSETISSKNIISRSSNGQMNGMKPSLSGYRSAQGPQRLPFPSGYKRQREYEEEEDDDEYDSEMEDFIEDEGEPQEEISKHIREIFGYDRKKYKDESDYALRYMESSWKEQQKEEAKSLRLGMQEDLEEMRREEEEMKRRKAKKLKKR, from the exons ATGGATTTCAGGGAAATTCTCCTGATAGCTTCCAAAGGACAAGGTGTCAACAACGTGCCG aaaaggtaTAGTTTGGCAGTGGGGCCTCCCAAAAAAGACCCAAAAGTCAAGGGTGTCCAATCTGCAGCTGTTCAGGCTTTTCTCAGACGAAAAGAAGAGGAGCTCCGGCAAAAAG ctttagaggagaaaaggagaaaagaagaactaGTGAAAAAGCGAATTGAGCTAAAACATGATAAGAAGGCAAGAGCTATGGCCAAGAGGACAAAGGATAATTTCCATGGTTACAACGGGATTCCCGTTGAGGAAAAGTCAAAGAAGAGGCAGGTGATGGAAAGCCACACTAGCCAGGGAACAGAACAAGAGTATGGGATGGAAGAAGATGATGAATTCTTAGAGTACAATCAAGCAGAGTCAGAGCAGGAGTATGAGGAGGAGCAAGAACCTCCCAAAGTTGAAAGCAAACCAAAGGTCCCCCTTAAAAGTGCCCCGCCACTCATGAACTTCACTGATCTACTCAGGCTGGCCGAGAAAAAGCAGTATGAACCAGTGGAGATCAAGGtagtgaagaaaacagaagagcgGCCTATGACTGCAGAAGAACTTAGGGAGCGAGAATTCCTCGAACggaaacagaggaaaaagagagctGAGACAGATGCAAGACTACCTCCAGCCAAAAAGGCACCTTCTCAGAAAGAAAGTGTGGGCACAAAACTTGGCAAGCACCCTTCCTCCAGGGGTACACCCCTCCCTCATGCTGAGAAGAAATCCAGACCCAGTACAGCCAATGAAAAACACTTAAGTGTGTCTTCATCCAAATCCATGCCAGGAGAGAGGACCAAAGCAGGATCTGGCAATTGCTCCCAGCCCTTACTTCGAGAGGGCCATGACAGACCTGTTTTCAATGGGGCTGGAAAGCCCCACTCCAGCACCTATTCACCAAGTGTCCCAAAGACTTCTGCTAAAGGGCCTCAGAAATCTGCTACTGAGCACAAAGCCAAAAAATCTCCTCCCCATCCTAGCCATTCCAGGCCTGGGCCTGTGGTTACCCCACACAATAAAGCCAAGAGTCCAGGTGTCGTCAGGCAGCCAGGCAGCAGCTCCAGCTCAGCTCCCGGGCGGCCCAGCACAGGGACTGCTCGGCCCGCAGTTAGTTCTGGCCCCATGCCCAGGCGCCAGAATGGCAGCCCCAGCTCAGGACCTGAGCGATCAGTCAGTGGGACCAAGAGGCCAGCCAGTGACTTAAATCTCTCTGGACGGACACTCAGTGGTACAAGTGGCCCTGGGCATCCTGCAAATAGCTCAAGTGGACCTGGACGACCCACCCCTGGCTCAGGTGATTCTAGGAAGTCTTTGGGCAGCTCTGGTGGCCCTGGGCGGCCTGTGAGCAGTCCGCATGACCTCCGACGACCAGTGAGTGGCTCTGGCCCCCCTGGGCGGCCAGTCAGTGGCCCTGGGCGGCCAGTCAGTGGCCCTGGGCGGCCAGTCAATGGCCCTGGACGGCCAGTCAGTGGCCCTGGGCGGCCAGTCAGTGGCTCAGTTCCAGCCGGACGGACGGTCAGTAGTTCAGGCCCTGGAAGACCAGTGAGCAGCTTGGGACCTGGGCGAACAGTTAGTAGCTCCAGTCTCCCCCTAAAACCCAAGTGTACCGTTGTCTCAGAAACAATTTCTTCCAAGAATATAATTAGCCGATCCAgcaatggacagatgaatggaatgAAGCCTTCCTTATCTGGCTACAGATCTGCCCAAG GTCCTCAAAGGCTTCCCTTCCCTAGTGGTTACAAAAGGCAACGAGAAtatgaagaggaggaagatgatgatGAATATGACTCTGAAATGGAAGATTTTATCGAAGATGAAGGAGAACCTCAGGAAGAAATATCCAAGCACATTCGAGAAATCTTTGGCTATGACCGAAAAAA ATACAAAGATGAAAGTGATTATGCCTTACGTTACATGGAGAGTAGTTGGAAAGAGcagcagaaggaagaagcaaagag TTTAAGACTAGGTATGCAGGAGGACTTAGAGGAAATGAGAcgtgaagaagaagaaatgaagcgTCGAAAGGCTAAGAAGCTGAAGAAGCGTTAG